In Xenopus laevis strain J_2021 chromosome 2S, Xenopus_laevis_v10.1, whole genome shotgun sequence, a genomic segment contains:
- the LOC108709567 gene encoding protein 4.1-like isoform X8 has protein sequence MRCKVTLLDDTVYECNLEKHAKGQDIFKKVCSHLNIMEEDYFGLAMWESPTCKVWLDLLKDIQKQVHGGPCEFTFNVKFYPPDPAQLSEDITRYYMCLQLRKDICSGRLPCSFATLALLGSYTVQSEVGDYEEDLHGVDYVSEFKLSPNQTKDLEEKVVELHKSYRSMTPAQADLEFLENAKKLTMYGIDIHQAKDLEGVDIKLGVCSGGLMVFKDNLRINRFPWPKVLKISYKRSSFFIKIRPGEQEQYENTIGFKLPSYKAAKKLWKVCVEHHTFFRLTSSESIPKHRFISLGSKFRYSGRTQAQTRHASALIDRPAPHFVRTGSKRASRSLDGAKPGHVSVQFHNLEDTENDLEVTEVEDRKQSIPAVIFCPEKIIMENSDNDGDLMLKNKRDGDEHIPLGHKETEQPAAVATPEASRSHRPVSAPVFPQREVIPQPAAQRKTPVPRAENISRKTEEKPKERVQIQRESPEDVKATQQDSASTTANGDPIKPPAERDDEIVRMRKKRARKLEGENIYIRHSNLMLEDLEKTQDEINRHHASIRELKKSFMESVPAPRPSEWDKRLSTHSPFRTLSFNGQVQTGSDGIKQAVVLPTERKVYSSESVTSSPVHLGMCKEASQSPKVDKHTVAPIKQLRTQFFLS, from the exons AAACATGCAAAGGGACAGGACATATTTAAGAAAGTCTGCAGCCACCTTAATATCATGGAGGAAGATTATTTTGGATTGGCAATGTGGGAATCTCCAACTTGCAAG gtCTGGCTTGATCTTTTGAAGGACATCCAGAAGCAGGTTCATG GAGGTCCATGTGAATTCACTTTCAATGTGAAGTTTTATCCCCCTGATCCTGCACAGTTGTCAGAGGATATTACCAG ATACTACATGTGTCTCCAGCTGCGCAAAGATATTTGTAGTGGTCGTCTTCCCTGCTCATTTGCCACTCTTGCTCTGCTCGGTTCTTATACTGTGCAGTCCGAGGTGGGTGACTATGAAGAGGATCTCCATGGTGTAGACTATGTCAGTGAATTTAAACTCAGTCCAAATCAGACTAAAGATCTTGAGGAGAAGGTTGTGGAGCTTCATAAGTCATATAG aTCTATGACCCCTGCCCAAGCTGACCTGGAATTCCTGGAGAATGCCAAAAAGCTTACCATGTATGGCATAGATATTCACCAAGCTAAG GACTTAGAGGGAGTGGATATCAAGCTTGGTGTTTGCTCTGGTGGTCTTATGGTCTTCAAAGACAATCTGAGGATTAACCGGTTTCCATGGCCGAAAGTATTGAAAATCTCATATAAAAGAAGCAGTTTCTTCATCAAAATCCGCCCAGGAGAG CAGGAGCAATATGAAAATACAATAGGATTTAAGCTTCCCAGTTATAAGGCAGCAAAGAAACTTTGGAAAGTATGTGTTGAACATCATACATTTTTCAG GTTGACATCCTCAGAGTCTATTCCCAAGCACAGGTTTATCTCTTTAGGATCCAAATTTCGCTACAGTGGGCGCACACAGGCACAGACTCGGCATGCCAGTGCTCTTATTGATCGACCTGCTCCCCATTTTGTGCGCACTGGCAGCAAACGGGCCTCTCGCAGTCTTGATGGAG CAAAGCCAGGCCATGTCTCAGTTCAGTTCCATAACTTAGAAGATACAGAAAATGATCTGGAAGTAACTGAGGTAGAGGACAGAAAGCAGTCCATACCAGCAGTCATCTTTTGTCCAG AAAAGATAATAATGGAGAACAGTGATAATGATGGTGATCTCATGTTAAAGAACAAAAGAGATGGAGATGAACATATCCCATTAGGGCATAAGGAAACAGAGCAGCCAG CTGCAGTTGCAACCCCAGAAGCCTCCAGGAGCCACCGCCCTGTATCAGCCCCAGTCTTCCCTCAGAGAGAAGTCATTCCACAGCCTGCAGCCCAAAGAAAGACTCCAGTACCCAGAGCAGAGAATATTTCCAGAAAAACAGAGGAGAAGCCCAAAGAAAGAGTGCAAATTCAGCGTGAAAGTCCTGAG GATGTTAAAGCTACACAGCAAGATTCAGCTTCAACTACTGCCAATGGGGATCCAATTAAG CCGCCAGCTGAGAGAGACGATGAAATAGTACGCATGAGGAAG AAAAGAGCAAGGAAACTAGAGGGTGAAAACATTTATATCAGACATAGCAATTTAATGTTGGAG GACCTGGAGAAGACTCAGGATGAGATCAACAGACACCATGCTAGCATCCGTGAGCTGAAGAAGAGTTTCATGGAGTCTGTGCCAGCACCCCGGCCCAGCGAATGGGACAAACGACTTTCTACCCACTCCCCTTTCCGTACTCTCAGCTTCAATGGCCAGGTTCAGACTGGGTCAGATGGG ATAAAACAAGCTGTTGTATTACCAACTGAACGGAAAGTTTACAGTTCAGAG TCAGTCACCAGTTCACCTGTTCACTTAGGGATGTGCAAAGAAGCCTCTCAAAGCCCCAAAGTTGATAAACATACAGTGGCCCCTATAAAACAACTGAGGACTCAGTTTTTCTTGTCTTAG